In one window of Nocardioides panacisoli DNA:
- a CDS encoding [protein-PII] uridylyltransferase, whose translation MSAAGRAERTAAADELCTRAYADAGAPDVGVALIAVGGYGRGELAPYSDLDVVLVHDEDAELGEWAQDLWYPLWDSGARLDHSVRTMTEMSEVARTDLKVAFGLLDIRHLAGDPNLTLRLRTVTLAAWRHRARERVPALHDLVRSRHRLIGEIAHAAVPDLKEGEGGLRDAGVLKGLGATWLVDVPVADIERCRQQLLDVRDVLHESAGRATDRVAPEHWAPVAEGLDLADDRAAQRHVRLLGRRISHLSRLVWRRADDAVTRRPAGRPRRPRLEPVARGVAVSRGEIVLDRSARPTQDPALLLRAAAAAAERDLVLAPPTAARLVREGAPLGDPWPEEARDLMVRLLAAGPGLLPVWETLEETGALAQVLPEWERIRLLPHASEIHRFTVDRHVIETCVEASALIRGVSRPDVLLVAALLHDIGKGGLTEHSVAGEPIARDVATRMGFAEEEVALIAQLVRWHLLLARTATTRDLEDPATIATLTDRVATGEALDLLTALTEADAKATAPQAWTAWRAGLVHNLAQRAQASLAHGAVPPAMLTDEVAVPDEVHGGGTSFTVEDVADGARVTVVAPDRVGLLADIAATFALQRIPVRAARVWSQGEYGVSVWDVADDQLTAGVLRGRHDAVVHRRIDPAERLSPRPDASGLAPTVVVRPEASDHATVIEVRAGDRVGVAYLVSAALAALDMTVRSAHVSTLGPQAVDVFYVQEVAAGALSDTRAADAAHAVRAALAG comes from the coding sequence GTGAGCGCCGCAGGACGGGCCGAGCGGACCGCCGCCGCCGACGAGCTCTGCACGCGTGCCTACGCCGACGCCGGCGCCCCCGACGTCGGCGTCGCGCTCATCGCGGTCGGCGGGTACGGCCGGGGCGAGCTCGCGCCGTACTCCGACCTCGACGTGGTGCTCGTCCACGACGAGGACGCCGAGCTGGGCGAGTGGGCCCAGGACCTCTGGTACCCGCTGTGGGACTCCGGGGCCCGCCTGGACCACTCGGTGCGGACCATGACGGAGATGTCGGAGGTGGCGCGCACCGACCTGAAGGTCGCGTTCGGGCTGCTCGACATCCGTCACCTCGCCGGCGACCCGAACCTCACGCTGCGCCTGCGCACCGTCACCCTGGCGGCGTGGCGGCACCGGGCCCGTGAACGGGTGCCGGCACTGCACGACCTGGTCCGGTCCCGCCACCGGTTGATCGGCGAGATCGCCCACGCCGCCGTCCCCGACCTCAAGGAGGGGGAGGGGGGACTGCGCGACGCGGGTGTCCTGAAGGGGCTCGGCGCGACCTGGCTGGTCGACGTGCCCGTTGCCGACATCGAGCGGTGCCGCCAGCAGCTGCTCGACGTCCGCGACGTACTCCACGAGTCGGCCGGACGCGCGACCGACCGCGTCGCGCCGGAGCACTGGGCACCGGTCGCGGAGGGACTCGACCTCGCCGACGACCGCGCCGCCCAGCGTCACGTGCGACTCCTCGGACGGCGCATCTCCCACCTCTCGCGCCTGGTGTGGCGGCGTGCCGACGACGCGGTCACGCGGCGTCCCGCCGGTCGACCGCGACGCCCACGGCTCGAACCGGTCGCCCGCGGCGTGGCGGTGTCCCGGGGGGAGATCGTGCTGGACCGCAGCGCCCGTCCCACACAGGACCCCGCGCTGCTGCTGCGGGCCGCCGCTGCAGCCGCCGAGCGCGACCTCGTGCTGGCGCCACCGACGGCCGCCCGCCTCGTGCGGGAGGGTGCGCCGCTCGGGGATCCCTGGCCGGAGGAGGCACGCGACCTGATGGTGCGGCTGCTGGCCGCCGGTCCCGGGCTGCTGCCGGTCTGGGAGACGCTGGAGGAGACTGGCGCGCTGGCACAGGTGCTCCCGGAGTGGGAGCGCATCCGGCTGCTGCCGCACGCCTCGGAGATCCATCGCTTCACCGTGGACCGCCACGTCATCGAGACCTGCGTCGAGGCCTCGGCCCTCATCCGCGGCGTCTCGCGGCCCGACGTACTGCTGGTGGCGGCCCTCCTCCACGACATCGGCAAGGGCGGGCTCACCGAGCACAGCGTCGCGGGGGAGCCGATCGCGCGCGACGTCGCCACCCGGATGGGGTTCGCCGAGGAGGAGGTCGCGTTGATCGCGCAGCTGGTGCGCTGGCACCTCCTGCTCGCCCGCACCGCGACCACCCGTGACCTGGAGGACCCGGCCACCATCGCGACCCTGACCGACCGCGTCGCGACCGGCGAGGCGCTCGACCTGCTCACCGCGCTCACCGAGGCCGACGCGAAGGCGACGGCGCCCCAGGCCTGGACGGCTTGGCGTGCCGGCCTGGTCCACAACCTCGCGCAGCGCGCCCAGGCCTCGCTGGCCCACGGCGCGGTGCCGCCGGCGATGCTCACCGACGAGGTGGCGGTCCCCGACGAGGTGCACGGCGGCGGCACGAGCTTCACCGTGGAGGACGTGGCCGACGGTGCGCGCGTCACCGTGGTGGCCCCGGACCGGGTCGGGCTGCTCGCCGACATCGCCGCCACGTTCGCACTGCAGCGGATCCCGGTCCGTGCCGCGCGCGTCTGGTCACAGGGGGAGTACGGCGTCTCGGTGTGGGACGTCGCCGACGACCAGCTGACCGCGGGGGTGCTCCGCGGCCGGCACGACGCGGTGGTGCACCGTCGCATCGACCCCGCGGAGCGCCTGTCCCCACGCCCCGACGCCAGTGGCCTCGCCCCGACGGTCGTGGTCCGCCCCGAGGCCAGTGACCACGCCACGGTCATCGAGGTGCGGGCGGGGGACCGGGTCGGCGTCGCCTACCTGGTGAGTGCGGCGCTCGCGGCCCTGGACATGACCGTCCGCTCCGCCCACGTCTCCACCCTCGGGCCGCAGGCGGTCGACGTGTTCTACGTCCAGGAGGTCGCGGCCGGTGCCCTCTCCGACACCCGTGCCGCGGACGCCGCCCACGCGGTGCGCGCCGCGCTCGCCGGCTGA
- the ffh gene encoding signal recognition particle protein, whose amino-acid sequence MFATLSDRLSDTFKNLRGKGKLSEADIDATAREIRIALLEADVALPVVKDFVRAVKERARGEEVSQALNPAQQVIKIVNDELVTILGGETRRLRFAKSGPTVIMLAGLQGAGKTTLAAKLALWLKDQDKTPMLAACDLQRPNAVNQLQVNGERAGVPVFAPEPGNGTGDPVAVAKESIEEAKRKLHDVVIVDTAGRLGVDAEMMDQAAAIRDAVQPDEILFVVDAMIGQDALATAQAFLDGVGYDGVVLTKLDGDARGGAALSIRQVTGKPVMFASSGEKLTDFDAFHPDRMASRILDMGDMLTLIEQAEKTFDQEQALKAADKLAGRGDGQFTLDDFLEQMQQVKKLGSMTKILQMLPGMGQMREQLENFDDREIDRIEAIICSMTPAERANPKIIDGSRRARIAKGSGRAVSDVNQLVDRFFEARKMMEQMARGGGMPGMPGMPGGGMPGAPGPGKRSKAKQKKGKAKQKKGRSGNPAKAAQQAAAEKEKASEATPNPFGIGEEIDYEKAAADLDLPSDFSKYLK is encoded by the coding sequence TTGTTCGCCACACTGTCCGACCGCCTGTCCGACACCTTCAAGAACCTCCGGGGCAAGGGCAAGCTCTCCGAGGCCGACATCGATGCGACCGCACGCGAGATCCGCATCGCGCTGCTGGAGGCCGACGTCGCGCTCCCGGTGGTCAAGGACTTCGTCCGCGCCGTCAAGGAGCGTGCCCGCGGCGAGGAGGTCAGCCAGGCCCTGAACCCGGCCCAGCAGGTCATCAAGATCGTCAACGACGAGCTGGTGACCATCCTGGGCGGCGAGACCCGACGGCTGCGGTTCGCCAAGTCCGGCCCGACCGTGATCATGCTCGCCGGCCTCCAGGGCGCCGGCAAGACCACGCTGGCCGCCAAGCTCGCGCTCTGGCTCAAGGACCAGGACAAGACACCGATGCTGGCCGCGTGCGACCTGCAGCGGCCCAACGCGGTCAACCAGCTCCAGGTCAACGGGGAGCGCGCCGGCGTACCGGTCTTCGCGCCCGAGCCGGGCAACGGCACCGGCGACCCCGTGGCGGTGGCGAAGGAGTCGATCGAGGAGGCCAAGCGCAAGCTGCACGACGTCGTCATCGTCGACACCGCGGGTCGCCTCGGTGTCGACGCGGAGATGATGGACCAGGCAGCGGCGATCCGCGACGCCGTCCAGCCCGACGAGATCCTCTTCGTCGTCGACGCGATGATCGGTCAGGACGCACTCGCGACCGCGCAGGCGTTCCTCGACGGAGTCGGGTACGACGGTGTCGTCCTCACCAAGCTCGACGGTGACGCCCGCGGTGGCGCTGCCCTGTCGATCCGGCAGGTCACCGGGAAGCCGGTCATGTTCGCCTCCTCGGGGGAGAAGCTGACCGACTTCGATGCCTTCCACCCCGACCGGATGGCCTCGCGGATCCTCGACATGGGCGACATGCTCACCCTGATCGAGCAGGCCGAGAAGACCTTCGACCAGGAGCAGGCGCTCAAGGCCGCCGACAAGCTCGCCGGCCGGGGCGACGGCCAGTTCACCCTCGACGACTTCCTCGAGCAGATGCAGCAGGTCAAGAAGCTCGGCTCGATGACCAAGATCCTGCAGATGCTGCCCGGTATGGGCCAGATGCGGGAGCAGCTGGAGAACTTCGACGACCGCGAGATCGACCGGATCGAGGCGATCATCTGCTCGATGACGCCGGCCGAGCGCGCCAACCCCAAGATCATCGACGGTTCGCGGCGTGCCCGCATCGCCAAGGGCTCCGGCCGCGCGGTCAGTGACGTGAACCAGCTGGTCGACCGCTTCTTCGAGGCCCGCAAGATGATGGAGCAGATGGCCCGCGGCGGCGGGATGCCCGGGATGCCGGGAATGCCCGGCGGCGGCATGCCGGGCGCGCCCGGACCCGGCAAGCGCTCCAAGGCCAAGCAGAAGAAGGGCAAGGCCAAGCAGAAGAAGGGACGCTCGGGCAACCCCGCCAAGGCGGCCCAGCAGGCGGCGGCAGAGAAGGAGAAGGCCAGCGAGGCCACGCCGAACCCGTTCGGCATCGGCGAGGAGATCGATTACGAGAAGGCCGCGGCCGATCTCGACCTGCCCAGCGACTTCTCCAAGTACCTGAAGTGA
- a CDS encoding NYN domain-containing protein, producing the protein MTSVLVVDGANVVGARPDGWWKDRAGAAQRLHESLLVADLEHDVVVLVLEGQAKGGVRAGRDAHVRTVHAPRDGDATIVAEARKAADRGDRVVVVTADRALDARCHGAGATTVTPSWLLDRI; encoded by the coding sequence ATGACGAGCGTTCTGGTGGTCGATGGTGCCAACGTCGTCGGGGCGCGCCCCGACGGGTGGTGGAAGGACCGTGCGGGGGCGGCACAGCGCCTGCACGAGTCGCTGCTGGTCGCGGACCTCGAGCACGACGTCGTCGTCCTGGTCCTCGAGGGGCAGGCCAAGGGCGGGGTCCGCGCCGGTAGGGACGCCCATGTGCGGACGGTGCACGCGCCGCGGGACGGTGACGCCACGATCGTCGCGGAGGCGCGCAAGGCGGCCGACCGCGGCGACCGCGTGGTCGTGGTGACCGCCGATCGTGCCCTCGACGCCCGGTGCCACGGCGCCGGTGCCACGACGGTCACGCCGTCGTGGTTGCTCGATCGCATCTGA
- a CDS encoding amidohydrolase family protein, protein MTPLRFSGPVLPDGEPREVYVVNGYITYERPAGAETHAEGWIVPGLVDAHNHLGLEDGGAVEDPAEVEAQAVADRDTGVLLTRDCGSPVDTRWTQAREDLPRLIRCGRHVARTKRYLRNYGVEVEPEDLDATVAEQADSGDGWVKLVGDWISREEGDLAPSFPAEAAASAVATAHARGAKVTAHCFGSESLSPLLDAGIDCIEHGTGLTEAHIEQMVSQGVALVPTVQQTDKFTEYVEAGREKFPDYAATMERLHRQRRDVLMAAHEAGVPLYVGSDGGGSARHGCLHEEIRAMVDMGLTPEYVLGAASWLGRAWLGWNAGLEEGDPADFVVYPRNPLEDLSVLADPSYVVLRGRVVA, encoded by the coding sequence ATGACGCCACTTCGTTTCTCCGGACCGGTGTTGCCCGATGGTGAGCCCCGTGAGGTGTACGTCGTCAACGGGTACATCACCTACGAGCGCCCCGCTGGTGCGGAGACCCACGCCGAGGGCTGGATCGTCCCGGGCCTGGTCGACGCCCACAACCACCTGGGCCTGGAGGACGGCGGTGCTGTCGAGGATCCGGCCGAGGTGGAGGCCCAGGCCGTCGCCGACCGCGACACCGGCGTACTGCTGACCCGCGACTGCGGGTCCCCGGTCGACACGCGTTGGACGCAGGCGCGCGAGGACCTGCCGCGGCTGATCCGGTGCGGGCGGCACGTGGCCCGCACCAAGCGCTACCTCCGCAACTACGGCGTCGAGGTCGAGCCCGAGGACCTGGACGCCACCGTGGCCGAGCAGGCCGATTCCGGCGACGGGTGGGTCAAGCTCGTGGGGGACTGGATCTCGCGTGAGGAGGGGGACCTCGCGCCGTCCTTCCCCGCCGAGGCGGCGGCCAGCGCCGTGGCGACCGCGCACGCGCGGGGCGCCAAGGTCACCGCACACTGCTTCGGCAGCGAGTCGCTCTCTCCGCTGCTCGACGCCGGCATCGACTGCATCGAGCACGGCACCGGCCTCACCGAGGCGCACATCGAGCAGATGGTGTCCCAGGGGGTCGCGCTGGTGCCAACGGTGCAGCAGACCGACAAGTTCACCGAGTACGTCGAGGCGGGGCGCGAGAAGTTCCCCGACTACGCCGCCACGATGGAGCGACTCCACCGCCAGCGGCGCGACGTCCTCATGGCCGCCCACGAGGCCGGCGTCCCGCTCTACGTCGGCAGTGACGGCGGCGGCTCGGCCCGCCACGGCTGCCTCCACGAGGAGATCCGCGCGATGGTCGACATGGGCCTGACGCCGGAGTACGTCCTCGGTGCCGCCTCCTGGCTGGGCCGCGCGTGGCTGGGCTGGAACGCCGGACTGGAGGAGGGCGACCCGGCCGACTTCGTGGTCTACCCCCGCAACCCGCTGGAGGACCTGTCGGTCCTGGCCGACCCGTCGTACGTCGTCCTGCGCGGCCGAGTGGTCGCCTGA
- the rpsP gene encoding 30S ribosomal protein S16 yields the protein MAVKIRLKRLGKVRVPQYRIVVVDSRKKRDGQVIEEIGHYRPKEEPSHIDVLSERAQYWLGVGAQPSETVTRILELTGDWQKFKGIDGAESTVKSAAARRDKLDIFNEALKEAESEPKAEAVTAPKKKDEPKATKTEQEPAAETDAEKADTEVEAKVEDKAAEPEVADEPVAEAEDKS from the coding sequence GTGGCCGTCAAGATTCGTCTCAAGCGCCTGGGCAAGGTCCGGGTGCCGCAGTACCGCATCGTCGTCGTCGACTCGCGCAAGAAGCGCGACGGCCAGGTGATCGAGGAGATCGGTCACTACCGCCCCAAGGAGGAGCCGTCGCACATCGACGTGCTCTCCGAGCGCGCGCAGTACTGGCTCGGTGTCGGCGCACAGCCGTCCGAGACCGTGACCCGCATCCTGGAGCTCACCGGCGACTGGCAGAAGTTCAAGGGCATCGACGGCGCCGAGAGCACCGTGAAGTCCGCTGCTGCGCGGCGCGACAAGCTCGACATCTTCAACGAGGCCCTCAAGGAGGCCGAGAGCGAGCCCAAGGCCGAGGCCGTGACCGCTCCGAAGAAGAAGGACGAGCCGAAGGCCACCAAGACCGAGCAGGAGCCCGCCGCCGAGACCGACGCCGAGAAGGCCGACACCGAGGTCGAGGCGAAGGTCGAGGACAAGGCCGCCGAGCCCGAGGTCGCTGACGAGCCGGTCGCCGAGGCCGAGGACAAGTCCTGA
- a CDS encoding RNA-binding protein, with the protein MLADALDHLVRGIVDNPDEVTVRDKQLRRGSLLEVRVHPDDLGKVIGRGGRTATAFRTVISALDGGNNARIDFVDVDRQGQR; encoded by the coding sequence ATGCTCGCCGACGCGCTCGACCACCTGGTGCGGGGCATCGTCGACAACCCCGACGAGGTCACCGTGCGCGACAAGCAGTTGCGCCGGGGGTCGCTGCTCGAGGTCCGGGTCCACCCCGACGACCTCGGCAAGGTGATCGGTCGCGGTGGCCGCACGGCCACCGCGTTCCGCACCGTCATCTCGGCGCTCGACGGCGGCAACAACGCCCGCATCGACTTCGTCGACGTCGACCGTCAGGGCCAGCGCTAG
- the rimM gene encoding ribosome maturation factor RimM (Essential for efficient processing of 16S rRNA) gives MSDGAEHLEVVVARIGKPHGIRGEVTVEVRTDEPDRRLAVGARLDAAAPRDGEFAHATLTVTGARWHQTRLLLTFAEIGDRTAAETARGVVLSASVPAAETPQDPDEFYLHELVGLTVHDTDGTRLGEVTGLLQGAQDLLEVTTPDRRRALVPFVAALVPEVDVAGGRLVVADRPGLVSRFEDDQ, from the coding sequence GTGAGCGACGGCGCCGAGCACCTCGAGGTCGTGGTCGCCCGGATCGGGAAACCCCACGGCATCCGCGGTGAGGTGACCGTCGAGGTGCGCACCGACGAGCCCGACCGCCGGCTCGCCGTCGGCGCTCGACTCGATGCCGCTGCCCCCCGTGACGGGGAGTTCGCCCACGCGACCCTCACCGTCACGGGGGCGCGGTGGCACCAGACCAGGTTGCTGCTCACCTTCGCCGAGATCGGCGACCGCACCGCCGCCGAGACAGCTCGCGGCGTGGTGCTCTCCGCGAGCGTCCCCGCAGCCGAGACGCCCCAGGACCCCGACGAGTTCTACCTGCACGAGCTGGTCGGTCTCACCGTGCACGACACCGACGGCACCCGCCTGGGCGAGGTGACCGGGCTGCTGCAGGGTGCCCAGGACCTCCTCGAGGTGACCACCCCCGACCGTCGCCGCGCACTCGTGCCGTTCGTGGCGGCGCTGGTGCCCGAGGTCGACGTCGCCGGCGGTCGGCTCGTGGTCGCGGACCGGCCGGGACTGGTGTCCCGGTTCGAGGACGACCAGTGA
- the trmD gene encoding tRNA (guanosine(37)-N1)-methyltransferase TrmD yields MRLDYVTIFPDYLAPLQLSLPGRAVAGGLLEVAVHDLRDWTHDRHRTVDDTPYGGGAGMVMKPEPWGEALDDLAIAEQDTIVFPTPAGERFDQRKAEELSARPRLVFACGRYEGIDQRVVEHAREIAHVEELSLGDYVLNGGEVAALAMTEAVVRLLPGFMGNADSLVEESHATGLLEYPTYTKPATWRGRDVPEVLLSGDHGRIAQWRTDQARRRTAERRPDLLPPD; encoded by the coding sequence GTGAGACTCGACTACGTCACGATCTTTCCCGACTACCTCGCCCCGCTGCAGCTGAGCCTGCCGGGACGCGCGGTCGCCGGCGGCCTGCTGGAGGTCGCGGTCCACGACCTGCGCGACTGGACCCACGACCGCCATCGCACGGTCGACGACACTCCCTACGGCGGTGGCGCCGGCATGGTCATGAAGCCCGAGCCGTGGGGCGAGGCGCTCGATGACCTCGCGATCGCGGAGCAGGACACGATCGTCTTCCCGACGCCGGCCGGCGAGCGTTTCGACCAGCGCAAGGCGGAGGAACTCTCGGCCCGTCCCCGCCTGGTCTTCGCCTGCGGCCGCTACGAGGGCATCGACCAGCGCGTGGTGGAGCATGCCCGCGAGATCGCCCACGTCGAGGAGCTGTCGCTGGGTGACTACGTCCTCAACGGCGGCGAGGTCGCGGCGCTGGCCATGACCGAGGCGGTGGTGCGGCTGCTGCCCGGCTTCATGGGCAACGCCGACTCGTTGGTGGAGGAGTCCCACGCGACCGGCCTCCTGGAGTACCCCACCTACACCAAGCCGGCCACCTGGCGGGGTCGCGACGTCCCCGAGGTGCTGCTCTCCGGTGACCACGGCCGCATCGCGCAGTGGCGCACCGACCAGGCGCGACGGCGTACCGCCGAGCGGCGCCCGGACCTGCTGCCGCCGGACTAG
- a CDS encoding ammonium transporter, which translates to MSLDLAWLLLCTALVIFMTPGLAFFYGGLVKSKSVVSMMMLSFGSLGLVTVLWVLYGATGIGALGDGPISQFFGNPFQDFGLTESVTADDGTLGGIAFGASFAIITVALISGAIADRARFFPWLLFAGIWATLVYFPGQAWVWGGGWIGSGDGILNGVPALDWAGGTVVHQASGAAALALALVLGRRKVGFSKEESAPHNVPLVLIGASILWFGWFGFNTGAYGADEAQTSLIFINTLIAPAAAMLGWLVVEHFKEGKATAVGGASGIVAGLVAITPACAHITPLWAIGLGAIAGAICAFAVDLKFKWGFDDTLDVVGIHLVAGFVGCISLGFIAKYDAEGLFYGGGAGQLWSQFSSSVIMIAWAFAVAYVAGTVIEKTIGLRAKEEDEVAGIDQVLHGSEGYALD; encoded by the coding sequence ATGTCTCTCGATCTCGCATGGCTGTTGCTGTGCACGGCACTGGTGATCTTCATGACGCCGGGCCTGGCCTTCTTCTACGGCGGGCTGGTGAAGTCCAAGTCCGTAGTCTCGATGATGATGCTGAGCTTCGGGTCGCTCGGCCTGGTCACTGTCCTGTGGGTGCTCTACGGCGCCACCGGCATCGGCGCCCTGGGTGACGGTCCGATCAGCCAGTTCTTCGGCAACCCGTTCCAGGACTTCGGCCTCACCGAATCGGTGACCGCCGACGACGGCACGCTGGGCGGCATCGCGTTCGGTGCCTCCTTCGCGATCATCACCGTCGCGCTGATCTCCGGCGCCATCGCCGACCGCGCCCGGTTCTTCCCGTGGCTGCTCTTCGCGGGCATCTGGGCGACGCTGGTCTACTTCCCCGGCCAGGCCTGGGTGTGGGGCGGCGGCTGGATCGGCAGCGGTGACGGCATCCTCAACGGCGTCCCCGCCCTCGACTGGGCCGGCGGCACCGTGGTGCACCAGGCCTCCGGTGCTGCTGCCCTGGCGCTCGCGCTGGTGCTCGGTCGCCGCAAGGTCGGCTTCTCCAAGGAGGAGTCCGCTCCGCACAACGTCCCGCTGGTGCTCATCGGCGCGTCGATCCTGTGGTTCGGTTGGTTCGGCTTCAACACCGGTGCCTACGGCGCTGACGAGGCGCAGACCAGCCTCATCTTCATCAACACCTTGATCGCTCCCGCCGCCGCCATGCTCGGATGGCTCGTGGTCGAGCACTTCAAGGAGGGCAAGGCGACCGCCGTGGGCGGTGCCTCGGGCATCGTGGCCGGCCTCGTGGCCATCACCCCGGCCTGTGCGCACATCACCCCGCTGTGGGCCATCGGCCTGGGCGCGATCGCCGGTGCCATCTGCGCCTTCGCGGTCGACCTGAAGTTCAAGTGGGGCTTCGACGACACCCTCGACGTGGTGGGCATCCACCTGGTCGCCGGCTTCGTCGGCTGCATCTCGCTCGGCTTCATCGCCAAGTACGACGCCGAGGGTCTCTTCTACGGCGGTGGCGCCGGCCAGTTGTGGTCGCAGTTCTCCTCGTCGGTCATCATGATCGCCTGGGCGTTCGCCGTGGCGTACGTCGCCGGCACGGTGATCGAGAAGACCATCGGCCTGCGGGCCAAGGAGGAGGACGAGGTCGCCGGTATCGACCAGGTCCTCCACGGCAGCGAGGGCTACGCCCTCGACTGA
- a CDS encoding Fic family protein — translation MAEPTVDWEPHRSEVRPWRQRIRRGPRADRQLREVTVSLPPMIRDLDYPLDRTLSAMTTATAGGLSHLDLVHGRTLEALNHLQLRTESVDSSKIENVDASLADYGRALLGVGANASATSMASATAALTRMVEDAERTRSIRREAISRAHHDLFRRNPDESHRAGHFRSTQNWVGGSDWSPRDALHVPPPPETVSAYLDDLFAFADRLDVPPVVQAAVVHAQFESIHPFIDGNGRIGRTLIHAVLRRRRVTRHLTVPIASGLVTHRDSYFDALNDYRAGHARSIIALLSAAIGSATTESWRTATTLGEIRSRWHDAVGGTRPGTPLHRLLDLLTEEPIVNVELVARHVGGTTEEVEAAMATAVAAGVLDRAPRSRRAPVWLASDILAEVHDLSQRIRAATHRHRD, via the coding sequence GTGGCCGAGCCGACCGTCGACTGGGAACCCCACCGCAGCGAGGTGCGGCCCTGGCGCCAGCGTATCCGCCGCGGACCGCGGGCGGATCGTCAGTTGCGCGAGGTCACGGTCTCGCTCCCCCCGATGATCCGCGACCTCGACTATCCGCTGGACCGCACGCTCTCGGCGATGACGACGGCGACCGCCGGCGGCCTGAGCCATCTGGACCTGGTGCACGGCCGCACCCTGGAGGCGCTCAACCACCTCCAACTGCGCACCGAGTCGGTGGACTCGTCCAAGATCGAGAACGTCGACGCCAGCCTCGCCGACTACGGACGTGCGCTGCTCGGCGTCGGCGCCAACGCCTCGGCGACCTCGATGGCATCGGCGACGGCGGCCCTGACCCGCATGGTCGAGGACGCCGAACGGACCCGGTCGATTCGGCGCGAGGCGATCAGTCGTGCCCACCACGACCTGTTCCGCCGCAATCCCGACGAGTCGCACCGCGCCGGGCACTTCCGCAGCACGCAGAACTGGGTCGGCGGCAGCGACTGGTCGCCCCGGGACGCCCTCCACGTCCCGCCGCCACCGGAGACGGTGTCCGCCTATCTCGACGACCTGTTCGCCTTCGCCGACCGCCTCGACGTCCCGCCGGTCGTGCAAGCCGCCGTCGTGCACGCGCAGTTCGAGTCCATCCACCCCTTCATCGACGGCAACGGCCGGATCGGCCGCACGCTGATCCACGCCGTGCTGCGTCGACGGCGGGTCACCCGACACCTCACGGTGCCGATCGCCTCCGGGCTGGTCACGCACCGGGACAGCTACTTCGACGCCCTCAACGACTACCGCGCCGGCCACGCGAGGAGCATCATCGCGCTGCTCTCCGCGGCGATCGGGAGCGCGACGACGGAGTCCTGGCGCACGGCGACCACGCTCGGCGAGATCCGGAGCCGTTGGCACGACGCCGTCGGTGGCACTCGCCCCGGTACGCCGCTGCACCGACTGCTGGACCTGCTCACCGAGGAGCCGATCGTCAACGTCGAGCTGGTTGCCCGTCACGTCGGCGGCACCACCGAGGAGGTCGAGGCGGCCATGGCGACCGCCGTGGCCGCCGGGGTGCTCGACCGGGCGCCCCGATCCCGCCGAGCGCCGGTGTGGCTGGCCTCGGACATCCTCGCCGAGGTGCACGACCTCAGCCAGCGCATCCGCGCCGCGACCCACCGCCACCGCGACTGA
- the rplS gene encoding 50S ribosomal protein L19 gives MSKTVSSQAHPGVVAEIGNAHKRDDIPEFRAGDTVKVHVKVTEGNRSRVQVFQGVVIGIQGSGIGRTFTVRKISFGVGVERTFPMHSPIFEKIEVAVRGDVRRAKLYYLRNLRGKAAKIPERRES, from the coding sequence ATGAGCAAGACCGTGTCCTCCCAGGCCCACCCCGGCGTCGTCGCCGAGATCGGCAACGCCCACAAGCGTGACGACATCCCCGAGTTCCGTGCCGGCGACACCGTCAAGGTGCACGTCAAGGTCACCGAGGGCAACCGGAGCCGTGTCCAGGTCTTCCAGGGCGTCGTGATCGGCATCCAGGGCAGCGGCATCGGCCGCACCTTCACCGTCCGCAAGATCTCCTTCGGTGTCGGCGTGGAGCGGACCTTCCCGATGCACTCGCCGATCTTTGAGAAGATCGAGGTCGCCGTGCGCGGTGACGTGCGTCGCGCCAAGCTGTACTACCTGCGCAACCTGCGCGGCAAGGCCGCCAAGATCCCGGAGCGCCGCGAGTCCTGA